From Watersipora subatra chromosome 2, tzWatSuba1.1, whole genome shotgun sequence, one genomic window encodes:
- the LOC137388347 gene encoding sushi, von Willebrand factor type A, EGF and pentraxin domain-containing protein 1-like — protein MVKPVLDISCGPPPLMEKSDPLATVITGTKYMDTANYTCLPGYEIRAGRNTITCQSNSSWTNPSTCDAVDCGKLPKVENGLPLNHYGDTKFESIVTYTCIGPEYQMLGSELVRCTEDGSWSALPLCYTSANTCGQPVMGLSGTLTSPNYPADYRNNDYCETEIAMPGAISITLTVDDIYLESCCDYLRVYTRNDTVLKQFATQETLEVPGDLVKVTFTTDGSRVLKGFSMRWQGVSCGPPPLIEKSDAQATVITGTKYMDTIIYTCLSGYEIRAGRDPTICQSNRTWTNPPTCNAVDCGNLPEVENGQPSSLSGNTTFGSILTYECIGLEYRMLGSEFVRCTEDGSWSALPLCYNIIKYKANVKVNEGEVNCGPPPVVLNSKRHESGHEHNDTVDYVCHDGYMMEGENSVSCQSTGYWTVPPECKAVDCGKPPEVEKGQPSSLYGNTTFGSILTYECIGLEYRMLGSEFVRCTEDGSWSALPLCYNIIKYKANVKVNEGEVNCGPPPVVLNSVRNVSGHELNDTADYVCHDGYMMEGDNSVSCQNTGYWTVPPECIEVKSDGQPTQPINLVVLIFFTSGVLLACIIIIVVLLYLIFGKWKRTNPNTTTVHNALYDPVVQEDSTPASQSKSE, from the exons ATGGTGAAACCTGTTTTAGACATATCCTGTGGTCCTCCACCACTTATGGAGAAATCAGACCCACTGGCCACAGTTATAACAGGGACTAAGTATATGGATACAGCCAACTATACTTGTCTTCCTGGATATGAGATTAGAGCTGGAAGAAATACTATCACCTGTCAAAGCAATAGTTCATGGACAAATCCATCAACATGTGATG CTGTCGACTGTGGGAAACTACCAAAAGTAGAAAATGGTCTGCCGCTTAACCACTATGGTGACACAAAATTTGAGTCGATCGTTACCTATACATGCATTGGTCCAGAATACCAAATGCTTGGCTCTGAGCTTGTACGATGTACTGAGGATGGATCTTGGTCAGCCCTACCACTTTGCTACA CATCAGCCAACACCTGTGGTCAGCCGGTAATGGGCTTATCTGGTACTTTGACATCTCCAAACTATCCTGCTGACTACAGAAACAATGATTACTGTGAGACAGAGATTGCTATGCCTGGGGCCATCAGTATTACACTTACAGTagatgatatttatttagagtcCTGCTGTGACTATCTACGT GTATACACAAGAAATGacacagttttaaaacagtttgcAACACAAGAAACTCTAGAGGTACCGGGAGACTTGGTCAAGGTTACCTTCACTACAGACGGTTCAAGAGTATTGAAAGGTTTCAGCATGCGCTGGCAAG GGGTATCCTGTGGCCCTCCACCACTTATTGAGAAATCAGATGCTCAGGCCACAGTTATAACCGGGACTAAGTATATGGATACAATTATCTATACTTGTCTTTCTGGATATGAGATTAGAGCTGGAAGGGACCCTACCATCTGTCAAAGCAATCGAACATGGACAAATCCTCCAACATGCAATG CTGTGGACTGCGGAAATCTACCAGAAGTAGAAAATGGACAACCATCCAGTCTCTCTGGCAACACCACATTTGGGTCCATCCTTACCTATGAATGCATTGGGCTAGAGTATCGCATGCTCGGCTCTGAATTTGTACGATGTACTGAGGATGGATCATGGTCAGCCCTACCACTTTGCTACA ATATAATTAAATACAAGGCAAATGTTAAAGTCAATGAAGGAG AAGTAAATTGTGGACCTCCACCAGTAGTGCTAAACTCGAAGAGACATGAATCAGGACACGAACACAATGATACAGTTGATTATGTTTGTCATGATGGATATATGATGGAAGGAGAAAACTCTGTAAGCTGCCAAAGCACAGGCTACTGGACAGTACCGCCAGAGTGCAAAG CTGTGGACTGCGGAAAGCCACCAGAAGTAGAAAAAGGACAACCATCCAGTCTCTATGGCAACACCACATTTGGGTCCATCCTTACCTATGAATGCATTGGTCTAGAGTATCGCATGCTTGGCTCTGAATTTGTTCGATGTACTGAGGATGGATCATGGTCAGCCCTACCACTTTGCTACA ATATAATCAAATACAAGGCAAATGTTAAAGTCAATGAAGGAG AAGTAAATTGTGGACCTCCACCAGTGGTGCTAAACTCAGTGAGAAATGTATCAGGACATGAACTCAATGATACAGCTGATTATGTTTGTCATGATGGATATATGATGGAAGGAGACAACTCCGTAAGCTGCCAAAACACAGGCTACTGGACAGTACCACCGGAGTGCATAG AGGTCAAGTCAGATGGTCAACCAACCCAACCTATCAACCTGGTTGTTCTGATTTTCTTCACATCTGGAGTTCTGTTGGCttgcatcatcatcatcgtaGTCTTACTCTACTTAATCTTTGGAAAGTG GAAGAGAACGAATCCCAACACAACTACAGTACACAATGCCCTTTATGATCCAGTTGTACAAGAAGATTCCACTCCTGCTTCCCAAAGCAAAAGTGAATAG
- the LOC137388346 gene encoding beta-2-glycoprotein 1-like has translation MTMFLERYFSVTLQNIPGMSLLVGYPGVSCGPPPLIDKSDAQATVITGTKYMDTANYTCLPGYEFKDGRDIITCQSNSSWTNHPTCDGVSCGSPPLIENSDAQATVIEGTKFMDTANYSCLPGYEFRDGRHTITCQSNSSWTNYPTCDGVSRGSPPLIEKSDAQATVITGTKYMDTANYTCLPGYEFRDGRDTITCQSNQSWTNPSTCDAVDCGSPPEVENGQPLNRYGNTTFESIIAYMCIAPEYQMLGSELVQCTEDGSWSALPRCYNLVARDDSDSGSNCDCNYFTSGSDIDEEAGSSNDDDVGGVMPVPGRMLPI, from the exons atgacaatgtttttggaacgttatttcagcgtaacgttacagaacatcccaggaatgtcgttgttagttggaTATCCTG GGGTATCCTGTGGCCCTCCACCACTTATTGATAAATCAGATGCTCAGGCCACAGTTATAACAGGGACTAAGTATATGGATACAGCAAACTATACTTGTCTTCCTGGGTATGAGTTTAAGGATGGGAGAGACATTATCACCTGTCAAAGCAATAGCTCATGGACCAATCATCCAACATGTGATG GGGTATCATGTGGCTCTCCCCCACTTATTGAGAATTCAGATGCTCAGGCAACAGTTATAGAAGGGACTAAGTTTATGGATACAGCAAACTATAGTTGTCTTCCTGGGTATGAGTTTAGAGATGGAAGACACACTATCACCTGTCAAAGCAATAGCTCATGGACCAATTATCCAACATGTGATG GGGTATCACGTGGCTCTCCACCACTTATTGAGAAATCAGATGCTCAGGCAACAGTTATAACAGGGACTAAGTATATGGATACAGCCAACTATACTTGTCTTCCTGGTTATGAGTTTAGAGATGGAAGGGACACTATCACTTGTCAAAGCAATCAATCATGGACAAATCCTTCAACATGTGATG CCGTCGACTGCGGAAGTCCGCCTGAAGTAGAAAATGGACAACCACTGAATCGCTACGGCAACACAACATTTGAGTCCATCATTGCTTATATGTGCATTGCTCCGGAATACCAGATGCTTGGCTCTGAGCTTGTACAATGCACTGAGGATGGATCATGGTCAGCCCTACCACGTTGCTACA atttagtagccagAGATGACAGTGATTCAGGTTCAAATTGTGATTGTAATtactttacatctggaagtgataTTGATGAAgaagctggtagcagtaatgatgatgaTGTGGGTGGGGTGATGCCAGTCCCTGGAAGAATGTTACCAATATGA